The following proteins are encoded in a genomic region of Streptomyces gobiensis:
- a CDS encoding ABC transporter permease, translated as MPEPPEPDTSEAPGAPDSAAAMDLATAEGETVEGGKGSGEEPQEAPARGLWSDAWHDLRRNPIFIISALLILFLILISLWPSLLASRDPLSCQLGRSLDGPSAGHWFGFDTQGCDVYTRTVYGARASVTVSVCATLGVALLGSVFGGLAGFFGGVWDALLSRVTDIFFGIPIILGALVFLAMIPASGIWPVVGVITLLAWPQIARITRGAVITAKQNDYVQAARALGASNTRMLLRHILPNAVAPVIVVATIALGTYIALEATLSFLGVGLKPPTVSWGVDISNASDGMQFRNAPHILLYPAAALSITVLAFIMLGDALRDALDPKLR; from the coding sequence ATGCCTGAGCCGCCCGAGCCGGACACCTCCGAGGCCCCCGGCGCGCCGGACTCCGCCGCCGCCATGGACCTGGCGACCGCCGAGGGCGAAACGGTGGAGGGCGGCAAAGGGTCCGGGGAGGAACCCCAGGAAGCCCCGGCGCGCGGTCTCTGGTCGGACGCCTGGCACGATCTGCGGCGCAACCCGATCTTCATCATCTCCGCGCTGCTGATCCTCTTTCTGATCCTCATCTCACTCTGGCCCAGCCTGCTCGCCAGCCGGGACCCCTTGAGCTGCCAGCTCGGCCGGTCCCTCGACGGCCCATCGGCAGGGCACTGGTTCGGCTTCGACACTCAGGGATGCGACGTTTATACGAGAACGGTGTACGGCGCCCGCGCCTCCGTCACGGTCAGCGTCTGCGCCACCCTTGGGGTCGCCCTCCTGGGTTCTGTCTTCGGCGGCCTGGCGGGCTTCTTCGGCGGTGTCTGGGACGCGCTGCTCTCCCGGGTCACCGACATTTTCTTCGGCATCCCGATCATCCTGGGCGCGCTGGTCTTCCTCGCCATGATCCCGGCTTCCGGCATCTGGCCGGTGGTCGGCGTCATCACCCTGCTGGCCTGGCCGCAGATCGCCCGTATCACCCGTGGCGCCGTCATCACCGCCAAACAGAACGACTATGTACAGGCGGCCAGAGCGCTCGGTGCCAGCAACACCAGAATGCTGCTGCGGCATATCCTGCCCAACGCCGTCGCTCCGGTGATCGTGGTCGCCACGATCGCGCTCGGCACGTATATCGCGCTGGAGGCGACGCTGAGCTTCCTCGGCGTCGGGCTCAAGCCGCCTACGGTCTCCTGGGGCGTGGACATCTCGAACGCTTCAGACGGCATGCAGTTCCGTAACGCCCCGCACATCCTGCTCTATCCGGCCGCCGCGCTGAGCATCACCGTGCTGGCGTTCATCATGCTCGGCGACGCGCTGCGCGACGCCCTCGACCCCAAGCTGCGTTGA
- a CDS encoding ABC transporter ATP-binding protein — protein sequence MNPLLDVRDLHVEFHTRDGVAKAVNGVSYRVDAGETLAVLGESGSGKSVTAQAIMGILDMPPGRIPRGEILFNGHDLLTMSAEDRRRVRGVRMAMIFQDALSALNPVLSVGYQLGEMFRVHQGASRQEAKAKAIELMDRVGIPAARERVGDFPHQFSGGMRQRIMIAMALALEPDLIIADEPTTALDVTVQAQVMELLADLQREYNMGLILITHDLGVVAGVADKIAVMYAGRIVETSPVKELYARPAHPYTRGLLDSIPRLDQKGQELYAIRGLPPNLLRLPTGCTFHPRCPMAQDICVMDEPPLYPCADEGGREMWGRASACHFWRELLHG from the coding sequence ATGAACCCGTTGCTGGACGTACGCGATCTGCACGTCGAGTTCCACACCCGGGATGGCGTCGCCAAGGCCGTCAACGGGGTCAGCTACCGCGTGGACGCGGGGGAGACCCTTGCGGTGCTGGGGGAGTCGGGTTCCGGGAAGTCGGTGACCGCGCAGGCGATCATGGGCATCCTCGATATGCCGCCCGGCAGGATCCCGCGCGGCGAGATCCTTTTCAACGGGCATGACCTGCTGACCATGTCCGCAGAGGATCGGCGCCGGGTACGCGGCGTCAGGATGGCGATGATCTTCCAGGATGCGCTGTCCGCGCTGAACCCGGTGCTGAGCGTGGGATATCAACTTGGCGAGATGTTCCGGGTGCATCAGGGGGCGTCCCGGCAGGAGGCCAAGGCGAAGGCCATCGAGCTGATGGACCGGGTCGGTATCCCGGCGGCGAGGGAGCGGGTGGGCGACTTCCCGCATCAGTTCTCGGGAGGCATGCGGCAGCGGATCATGATCGCGATGGCGCTGGCGCTGGAGCCGGACCTGATCATCGCCGATGAGCCGACGACGGCGCTGGATGTCACCGTGCAGGCGCAGGTGATGGAACTGCTGGCCGATCTCCAGCGGGAGTACAACATGGGGCTCATCCTCATCACTCATGACCTGGGTGTGGTCGCGGGCGTCGCCGACAAGATCGCGGTGATGTACGCGGGCCGGATCGTGGAAACCTCTCCGGTCAAGGAGCTGTACGCACGTCCCGCGCATCCGTACACCCGTGGTCTGCTCGACTCCATTCCCCGGCTGGACCAGAAGGGGCAGGAGCTCTACGCGATCAGGGGGCTGCCACCGAATCTGCTGCGGCTGCCGACGGGGTGCACGTTCCATCCACGCTGCCCCATGGCTCAGGACATCTGCGTCATGGACGAGCCGCCGCTGTATCCGTGCGCTGATGAGGGGGGCCGGGAGATGTGGGGGCGGGCGAGCGCGTGCCACTTCTGGAGGGAGCTGCTGCATGGCTGA